TTTTTGTTTATTGCATCGGCCATGTTCCTTAAGTCAATATCCCTCCTAATCGGCCGCTGCACTTCAAGGACAAACGGCCTTCCGGTCCCCATTGCCTTCACGTCAACATCCTCCCTGCCGCTTGCATGAAGAAACGTCCTCTTGAACGTATTTGCAACAAGCCCGGCCTCTATCTGCGAGTGCACTGAATCAGAATAGCCGCTGCTTGTGTTGCCGCACGCCTTGCATCCAGCCCCTGCACACCTGTTGCAAATCCAGCTTGTCTGGCCAATGCTGTCCAAGAATTTTTCGTACCTGCCAAATATGAATACCGGCTCTGGGTGAAGAACGGCCTTTTTGCCATCCAAGTCAATCTTGAGCACTGCATCAGCCCCGCCTCCCCACTGGAGGTATTTTTTCCCGCTTATTTTTGCAAACAAATTTCCGGCAAGCGGGTTGAGCTCGTTTTTCAACGGCTTGAATTTTGCATACCCAGCTTTTACCAAAAGCCCCTGCTCAATCATGGAGCTTTTTTCAGGCTGGCCAATGCTTACCCTGAAGCTTTCAAACCCAATCCCCTCATTGCAGGCGCCATCCCAGGCGTTCATAAGTATTTTTTCCAACCCTTCTTTTATTCCAAGGCACAAGCAGCATACCCCGTCTTGACCAAGCTTTGCTGCAGCGCTATTCTTGCCCTCACTTTCCAACACTTGCCTTCCAGCGCTTGTCGCCAAAGCGCGCTTGCGGCACCAGCTGCATATGTTCATGTTGCTGATTTAGCTGCGAATTGTTAATAATCCAAAGCAAGCAGGAACACTGCAAATCTTGCCGGGCAAAACACATTTCACCTCTGAGGCTTGTTTTTAAAAATGGAAGAATGCGTATTTATAGAAAGGCTTTTAAATAACCTATGCATATATATGTCCATCTATCAGTCCGAGGTGTATTGTTCCCTCGAAAGGCAATCGGCGCACTTTTGTGCCGTCGTTTCGCCTAAGAGCCCAATGACCTCCGTTCCAAGGCGGTGAAATCATATGTCACGTGGAAAACGCATAATCATCGAGAAAAAAATCAAAGACCCGGTTGTGGCAAAAGTCAAATCGATAAAAATTTCCGACCTGAAAAAAAACAGGCATACTCATGAAAAATCACTCTCATCTTCCATAGGCTCCATTGTCGGGCAGGCGCAGACTCTTTACGAGGAGGACAAGCTTGAAAAGGAAATGCTCAAGGGCATGGGGCTCTACACGCTTGAGGAAGCCCACGAGGAGCTAAAGCGTGGCGGCGTCAACATCTCGTTTAGGGCGTTTGGCGGCCGCGTGGAGCGCAGGACAGTCATGTCCGCGAAAGTCGGCAAGAAAAGGCTCATACCAAAGCCCGTCATCCATGACTGGATAGCGCTCAAAAACGAATACTACACGATGAAAGAGGCGTTTACGGAGCTAAAAAAGCACGAGGACATCAACTTCAGGGCCTTTATCGGCCGCGTAGAGAAGAATTCTATTCCTTCGTTGAAAATCGGCACGCAGCGCTGGGTTCCAAAGGCCTCAATTGACGGGCTTGCCCATATTGCCTCCAACTACTATGTCGTCGGCGAGGCGGTAGAAATGATGGAGGAAAAAGGAGTCAAGATAAAGCGCAATGCGTTTGAGCGCAGGCTTGACCGAAGCAGGATTCCATTTGAAAAAGTCGGCGGCAGGCGCATGATTGCCCACGAAGTTCTCGACGAGCTTATTGCAAAGGAACTTGCGCTGCGCTCCCAGTAGTTTTTTCTGCTGCAAGGCAAATATTCTCAATTTTTCAGCATTCCGTTTATCCAAGCCAGGCTTTTTTTGTTTAACTGCCCCTTTTACTTTTGCCCTTGCTCCTGTCTTTCCCAAGGCTTCCCATCTGCCCGTTTTTTGGGAACAGGTTCTTTACCATTGCCTCAATCTCGCTTGGCTTTGCCCCGCCAACCTGCACTCCGTTTTCCCTGAAGGTGAATTTTCCAATAAGGCGGACAGACTTGTAAACCAGAAGTGCCCCCCAGGCAACAAACAGGGCGCCAAGAATGTGGAATGCCTGCGGCGCCCTTATAAGCCCCATGAACACCGGGAGCGCAAGCCCGAAAGCAACAAGGGCAAGCCCCAAAAACAGGTTGTAAAACACCCGCTTTATTGTGCCGCCTGGCTGAAGCTTGTGGCTCTTGCCAACTGAAAATATATTTGAAAGCGCGTCCACAATGACCTTTAGCTTCAGTGCAATTCCCCCCAGGCTTGCGGCAAATGCGGCCCCAAAAACATACAAAAGGGCCTGCACTGCAAGCGCAATTGGGCCGTCAATGCCCTGCTTGGCTGCGGCCTGCGCAAGAATGTAGCAAAGCAGCACTGCAAGGCCCGCTGCAACTGCAAACGGCAGGTTTTCCTTTGCCTCCTCCACTTCTCTTTTTACGGTGCCAAAAAAATACCCGTTTGGCTCAAACTCTGAAAATACCTTTGCCGTGTATTCGGATGCAGCCCCTATCCAGGCCTTCAGCCTTTGCGGGACAAGTGCGGCAAGGATAAAGCTGACCTGGGCCTTTGCCTCAAGGCCGGCAGACGCAACAAGGCCTGTCACAAAAACTGCGCTTGCGGCAAGCGTCACTATGTCAAGCCCGCCTGCAATGCCGCTTCCCTCCCTTGCAATAATAAGTGAAAACTCCCCAAGCGGCAGCATTGAAAGCCCGAAGACGGCACTTGGGTATTTCCCGCTTCCGACAAGTTTCACAAGAAAAACTACCGTTGCAAAGCAGACAGCCAAAAACGCGGCGACAAAAGTCCAGGATGCCCCAAAGCCGGCAATGGAGTCAGGCCTGATAAGCGTGCCTATTGAAATGAAAAAAATGGCCGAGAAGGAAAGCTGGAACGGATTTATCGCCTCCTCGATTTTTTTTGCAAATGCCTGCTCTGCCACAAGGCTTCCAGCCAAAAAA
This is a stretch of genomic DNA from Candidatus Parvarchaeota archaeon. It encodes these proteins:
- a CDS encoding cation:proton antiporter, whose translation is MHKEGGRRMVGLLSEFVVELAIVIFSAIIGTVVALKLRQPAVLGFLAVGAVIGPNVLGLVRQSVFLDAFAQVGAILILFFVGLEFSLKKLLGVGFRAAIIATVKISILFLVAFEIGLALGMGQVASAITGMVFSITSTAIAIKILKQKWLMLHEWVPLLVSVLVVEDIIAIFFLTLVSNMAAGATTNIVGFIASTLLGFVGLGVFYLGVSKGLAKISSTAYFVDSSELYVFVALGLVLAFTIAAGALGLSPSIGAFLAGSLVAEQAFAKKIEEAINPFQLSFSAIFFISIGTLIRPDSIAGFGASWTFVAAFLAVCFATVVFLVKLVGSGKYPSAVFGLSMLPLGEFSLIIAREGSGIAGGLDIVTLAASAVFVTGLVASAGLEAKAQVSFILAALVPQRLKAWIGAASEYTAKVFSEFEPNGYFFGTVKREVEEAKENLPFAVAAGLAVLLCYILAQAAAKQGIDGPIALAVQALLYVFGAAFAASLGGIALKLKVIVDALSNIFSVGKSHKLQPGGTIKRVFYNLFLGLALVAFGLALPVFMGLIRAPQAFHILGALFVAWGALLVYKSVRLIGKFTFRENGVQVGGAKPSEIEAMVKNLFPKNGQMGSLGKDRSKGKSKRGS